A genomic region of Tsukamurella pulmonis contains the following coding sequences:
- a CDS encoding MFS transporter — MSTTPRRAWAGLAALLLPVFLVSMDASVLYLAMPHLTVALHPSPEQQLWILDIYPFMLAGLLITMGNLGDRWGRRRLMTWGAGLFGVASVIAAFAPSPELLIAARALMGVGGATLLPASLALIANMFRDPKARGIAIGVWTAAFSFGMAVGPVIGGVLLHHFWWGSVFLINAPVFLAFLIAGPLLIPEFRGGGAARFDLVGVGLSMAAIFPLVYAVKSAAGHGVHGSTFLIGGLGALMLVAFIAQQRRTPYPLIPFDLFRNRVFTMAIVGTILAMSTLGSMSYLTGIYLQSVVGFDVLAAALLGLPAAAVVAYFSLRAPWIEQYLGRRATFVTALLFAAAGQLLLVGLGTDGPSWLYVLGTVVAGVGYGTLFTFVSAVALDAAPPERAGQASSMSEMSFELGTALGLAVLGSIATAVFTRHDGMSRTLGDTLARVDAMTGPGAPALADAARSAWVDAVTTTVGVSSLLLVATALAAFVVMRDRTPSAELVRC, encoded by the coding sequence GTGTCCACCACCCCGCGCCGCGCCTGGGCCGGCCTCGCAGCACTGCTCCTGCCGGTGTTCCTGGTCTCGATGGACGCGTCGGTGCTCTACCTGGCGATGCCGCACCTGACCGTCGCCCTGCATCCGAGCCCGGAGCAGCAGCTGTGGATCCTCGACATCTACCCGTTCATGCTCGCCGGCCTGCTGATCACCATGGGTAACCTCGGCGATCGCTGGGGTCGCCGGCGCCTGATGACCTGGGGCGCAGGACTGTTCGGCGTCGCATCGGTGATCGCAGCCTTCGCGCCGTCGCCCGAGTTGCTCATCGCCGCGCGCGCCCTCATGGGCGTCGGCGGCGCCACCCTACTGCCCGCGAGCCTCGCGCTCATCGCGAACATGTTCCGCGACCCGAAGGCGCGGGGCATCGCGATCGGCGTCTGGACCGCGGCCTTCTCCTTCGGCATGGCCGTCGGCCCCGTGATCGGCGGCGTGCTGCTGCACCACTTCTGGTGGGGTTCGGTGTTCCTGATCAACGCGCCGGTGTTCCTGGCCTTCCTCATCGCGGGACCGCTGCTGATCCCCGAGTTCCGCGGCGGAGGCGCCGCGCGCTTCGATCTCGTGGGCGTCGGGCTGTCGATGGCGGCGATCTTCCCCCTGGTCTACGCCGTGAAGTCCGCAGCGGGTCACGGGGTGCACGGGAGCACGTTCCTGATCGGCGGCCTCGGCGCGCTGATGCTCGTGGCGTTCATCGCGCAGCAGCGTCGCACGCCGTACCCGCTGATCCCCTTCGACCTGTTCCGCAACCGCGTGTTCACCATGGCCATCGTCGGCACCATCCTGGCGATGTCCACGCTGGGCTCGATGTCCTACCTCACGGGCATCTACCTGCAGTCGGTCGTCGGTTTCGACGTGCTGGCCGCCGCCCTGCTCGGCCTCCCCGCCGCCGCGGTGGTCGCGTACTTCTCGCTGCGGGCTCCGTGGATCGAGCAGTACCTGGGGCGGCGTGCGACCTTCGTGACAGCACTGCTGTTCGCGGCCGCCGGCCAGTTGCTGCTCGTCGGCCTCGGTACGGACGGCCCGTCGTGGCTGTACGTGCTCGGCACGGTCGTGGCCGGCGTCGGCTACGGGACCCTGTTCACCTTCGTCTCCGCGGTCGCGCTCGACGCCGCGCCGCCGGAGCGAGCGGGCCAGGCCTCGTCGATGTCGGAGATGAGTTTCGAGCTCGGCACCGCCCTCGGCCTCGCCGTGCTGGGCTCCATCGCGACTGCGGTGTTCACCCGGCACGACGGCATGTCGCGCACGCTCGGCGACACCCTGGCGCGCGTCGATGCGATGACCGGGCCCGGCGCCCCCGCCCTTGCCGACGCCGCGCGTTCGGCCTGGGTCGATGCGGTGACCACGACGGTCGGCGTATCGAGCCTGCTGCTCGTCGCCACCGCCCTCGCCGCCTTCGTCGTGATGCGCGACCGCACGCCGAGCGCGGAACTCGTGCGCTGCTGA
- a CDS encoding aminoglycoside phosphotransferase family protein, which translates to MDPLAGWCDALDRWSLSPDGAPFDTPGSDLLPVRWRDRPAMLKRANTSEERAGAAVLRWWGGDGAAEVFAHDGDIVLMERATGTASLMTMALDGRDDEATRILCGTVEHLHRPRPGAPDAELVPLREWFASLERAHGDDPRYRRSWDAALGLFADPRDPVVLHGDVHHDNVLDFGARGWLAIDPKCVVGERGYDYANLLTNPDLPTAADPVRFARQLAVVVAASGVPRERLLRWVLAFAGLSAAWFDEDGESAERERDFAVADLAAAHLRGSAS; encoded by the coding sequence GTGGATCCCCTCGCCGGCTGGTGCGATGCCCTCGACCGATGGAGCCTCTCCCCCGACGGTGCGCCGTTCGACACGCCCGGCAGCGACCTGCTGCCCGTGCGATGGCGGGACCGGCCGGCGATGCTCAAGCGCGCCAACACCTCCGAGGAGCGGGCCGGGGCCGCGGTGCTGCGCTGGTGGGGCGGCGACGGTGCCGCCGAGGTCTTCGCGCACGACGGCGACATCGTGCTCATGGAGCGGGCGACCGGAACCGCGAGCCTCATGACGATGGCCCTCGACGGTCGCGACGACGAAGCGACCCGGATCCTGTGCGGCACCGTCGAACACCTGCACCGGCCCCGCCCGGGCGCGCCCGACGCCGAGCTCGTTCCGCTGCGCGAGTGGTTCGCATCGCTGGAGAGGGCGCACGGGGACGACCCGCGGTACCGACGCTCATGGGACGCCGCTCTCGGCCTGTTCGCCGACCCGCGCGACCCGGTGGTGCTGCACGGCGATGTGCACCACGACAACGTCCTCGACTTCGGGGCGCGCGGCTGGCTGGCGATCGATCCCAAATGCGTGGTGGGCGAGCGGGGCTACGACTACGCGAACCTGCTGACCAATCCGGACCTGCCCACCGCAGCCGATCCGGTGCGGTTCGCGCGGCAGCTCGCGGTCGTCGTCGCCGCGTCCGGCGTGCCACGCGAACGCCTGCTGCGCTGGGTGCTCGCCTTCGCCGGACTGTCGGCGGCGTGGTTCGACGAGGACGGCGAGAGCGCCGAACGCGAGCGGGACTTCGCCGTCGCCGATCTCGCAGCGGCGCACCTGCGCGGGTCCGCGTCGTGA
- a CDS encoding alpha/beta fold hydrolase, which translates to MTARPPIVLLHGWPVTDLHWRHLLPRLRDAGFTPLPMSLPGLGVSADGVRDFRKSTLVDRVLDQLAAQSVRRCAVIGHDWGGTVAVHLAAASPDLVGALVVEEEILPGIDVGVPAPGSAHYPDWHGAFNRAPGLAEGLVPGREDDFYGAFLRQSAGPAALDPAVVRAYVDAYRPTDVHRAALQYYRTRTVDLDDVARLRTHPVTVPVLGLGGRYAMGTAVAEGLRPVAKDVRGVVLSDSGHYPAEQEADCAARAVIDFLRERDLH; encoded by the coding sequence GTGACGGCGCGGCCACCGATCGTGCTGCTGCACGGCTGGCCCGTCACGGACCTGCACTGGCGCCACCTGCTGCCCCGGCTGCGCGACGCGGGTTTCACCCCGCTCCCCATGAGCCTGCCCGGCCTGGGGGTGAGCGCCGACGGCGTGCGCGACTTCCGCAAGAGCACGCTGGTCGACCGTGTGCTCGATCAGCTGGCAGCGCAGTCGGTTCGGCGATGCGCCGTGATCGGCCACGACTGGGGCGGAACCGTCGCGGTGCACCTCGCGGCGGCGTCCCCGGACCTGGTCGGCGCGCTCGTCGTCGAGGAGGAGATCCTGCCGGGGATCGACGTGGGCGTTCCCGCGCCGGGCAGCGCGCACTACCCGGACTGGCACGGCGCGTTCAACCGGGCGCCGGGCCTCGCCGAGGGCCTCGTCCCCGGCCGCGAGGACGATTTCTACGGCGCCTTCCTCCGGCAGAGCGCCGGTCCGGCAGCGCTCGACCCCGCAGTCGTGCGCGCCTACGTCGACGCGTACCGCCCCACCGACGTCCACCGGGCCGCGCTGCAGTACTACCGCACGCGGACCGTCGACCTCGACGACGTGGCACGCCTGCGCACCCACCCGGTCACGGTGCCGGTACTCGGGCTCGGCGGGCGGTACGCGATGGGGACGGCGGTCGCCGAGGGGCTGCGTCCGGTCGCGAAGGACGTGCGCGGGGTCGTCCTGTCCGACTCCGGCCACTACCCCGCGGAACAGGAGGCCGACTGTGCCGCGCGCGCCGTCATCGACTTCCTTCGCGAACGCGATCTCCACTGA
- a CDS encoding AAA family ATPase, protein MSRTVIVLTGPPGSGKSTVSAALARSTTPGVHLHSDDFWAAIVAGAIAPYEPESAHQNDIVMGVVAGAAFGYALGGFTTVVDGVVGPWMLEHFRDTPPEVELHYVVLRPSLDRTLQRAQARTGIDALVDEGPLVAMWQQFADLGGYESHVIDTSDEAPTRTLGRVADAVRSGRFRV, encoded by the coding sequence ATGAGCCGCACCGTCATCGTTCTGACGGGCCCACCGGGGTCCGGTAAGAGCACCGTCTCCGCAGCGTTGGCCCGCAGCACGACGCCCGGCGTGCACCTGCACTCCGACGACTTCTGGGCCGCCATCGTGGCCGGCGCGATCGCACCGTACGAGCCGGAGTCCGCGCACCAGAACGACATCGTCATGGGTGTCGTCGCGGGCGCGGCGTTCGGTTACGCGCTGGGCGGCTTCACCACCGTCGTCGACGGCGTCGTCGGCCCATGGATGCTCGAGCACTTCCGCGACACACCGCCCGAGGTGGAGCTCCACTACGTCGTGCTGCGTCCCTCGCTCGACCGGACGCTCCAGCGCGCGCAGGCGCGGACGGGCATCGACGCTCTCGTCGACGAGGGGCCGCTCGTGGCGATGTGGCAGCAGTTCGCCGACCTCGGCGGGTACGAGTCGCACGTGATCGACACGTCGGACGAGGCCCCGACGCGCACTCTCGGGCGCGTCGCGGACGCCGTCAGGTCGGGCCGCTTCCGAGTCTGA
- a CDS encoding HNH endonuclease, with translation MEKVHEAEVDRPPDGGVIDRLRSSEVRRCRLVFEQYALAASLLRERVCERIAAGVGQDRWQQGVAAELALALHLSPHTAAKFLARAVELERHLPHTRARLHDGDLAPEAIPVIIGGLAHLDIADRQTADQQLCADPATLAGMGLKQLAAHVEQIAYALDARATVDRNASAEKDRTVTIRPLPEGMARVSLLLPLAQAVGAYAHLRKHADTLLGHGTELRTRGQIMADTAFARLTGRASIDGQPVLVNLTIPATVLLGDRPGTAHLDGGGTLPAEIARNLIGHATAAGLAWVKRLYITPESGAIVAMDSRQRCFPDGLAEMIRARDRYCRTPYCDAPIAHSDHVVPHARGGPTSFENGQGLCAACNYAKEAEGWTSTVGSDPSGRHTVETHTPTGHVHRSTAPSQAA, from the coding sequence ATGGAGAAAGTTCATGAAGCGGAGGTTGATCGGCCTCCCGATGGCGGTGTGATCGATCGGTTGCGTTCGAGTGAAGTCCGACGGTGCCGTCTGGTGTTCGAACAGTACGCCCTCGCGGCGTCACTGCTGCGGGAGCGGGTGTGCGAGCGGATCGCCGCCGGTGTGGGCCAGGACCGCTGGCAGCAGGGCGTCGCCGCGGAACTCGCCCTGGCGCTGCACCTGTCCCCGCACACCGCCGCGAAGTTCCTCGCCCGCGCAGTGGAGCTCGAGCGGCACCTGCCGCACACCCGCGCCCGCCTGCACGACGGGGACCTCGCCCCGGAGGCGATCCCGGTGATCATCGGCGGCCTGGCGCACCTGGATATCGCGGATCGGCAGACCGCGGATCAGCAACTGTGCGCCGACCCGGCGACCCTGGCGGGGATGGGACTCAAGCAACTCGCCGCCCACGTCGAGCAGATCGCGTACGCGCTCGATGCGCGGGCCACCGTGGACCGGAACGCCTCCGCGGAGAAGGACCGCACCGTCACCATCCGCCCGCTCCCCGAAGGCATGGCCAGGGTCTCGCTACTGCTGCCGCTGGCGCAGGCGGTCGGCGCGTACGCGCACCTGCGCAAACACGCCGACACCCTCCTCGGCCACGGCACCGAGCTCCGCACGCGCGGGCAGATCATGGCCGACACCGCGTTCGCCCGCCTCACCGGCCGCGCATCGATCGACGGCCAACCCGTGCTGGTGAACCTGACCATCCCCGCGACCGTCCTGCTGGGCGATCGGCCCGGCACCGCGCACCTCGACGGCGGCGGCACACTGCCGGCGGAAATCGCCCGCAACCTCATCGGCCACGCCACCGCCGCGGGTCTCGCGTGGGTCAAACGCCTCTACATCACCCCCGAATCCGGCGCGATCGTCGCGATGGACTCCCGGCAACGCTGCTTCCCCGACGGGTTGGCGGAGATGATCCGCGCCCGGGACCGGTACTGCCGCACCCCGTACTGCGATGCGCCGATCGCGCATTCGGATCACGTGGTCCCCCACGCGAGAGGCGGGCCGACGAGCTTCGAGAACGGGCAGGGTCTGTGCGCGGCGTGCAACTACGCCAAGGAAGCCGAAGGCTGGACGTCCACGGTCGGATCGGACCCGTCGGGGAGGCACACCGTCGAAACCCACACCCCCACAGGACATGTCCACCGATCCACCGCACCGTCGCAAGCGGCTTAA
- a CDS encoding MerR family transcriptional regulator, with product MRIGELAQRTGVSVRSLRYYEEKGLLASTRTGAGQRLYPDRAVDRVVRIQELFAAGLTSTVIAQLLPCIHDEDGSPNASATPWLTETLRAERNRIDAGIRDLVRAREVLDGVIDTAGSQRSSGSV from the coding sequence ATGCGGATCGGAGAACTCGCGCAACGCACCGGAGTGAGCGTGCGCTCGCTGCGCTACTACGAGGAGAAGGGGCTTCTGGCCTCGACGCGCACGGGCGCGGGGCAGCGGCTCTACCCGGACCGTGCAGTCGATCGGGTGGTGCGCATCCAGGAACTGTTCGCCGCAGGCCTCACGAGCACGGTGATCGCTCAGTTGCTGCCGTGCATCCACGATGAGGACGGATCGCCGAACGCGAGCGCCACGCCCTGGCTCACGGAGACACTACGTGCGGAGCGCAACCGCATCGACGCGGGCATTCGCGATCTGGTCCGGGCAAGGGAGGTTCTCGACGGCGTGATCGATACCGCAGGATCGCAGCGGTCCTCCGGATCGGTTTAA
- a CDS encoding alkene reductase has translation MSLLTPYRSRTLDLPNRVVMAPMTRLRSEPDGSPTVDVADYYRQRASAGLIVSEGMWPHPSGQSEAWVPGLATDRHERAWARVVDAVHAEGGRIVAQLMHGGRKGHPGARIDGSIPAGPSAVPDGDVLHLLDGSKTTWPRPAAMTATDIARAIEQYVASARRAVAAGFDGVELHGANSYLIHQFLADNTNLRTDRYGGSTANRLRFALEVVDAVSDAIGAGRTAIRLSPGNPQFSMIEHDPATLYRALVGELSDRDLMYLHLTDNDDYPALGDLRPRFAGTVIANVGENRAPTSATAAELALCNGADLVSFGRAFIANPDLVERIRRSLPLAAIREDVLYGRTAEGYSDYPCAGISAGGDR, from the coding sequence ATGTCCCTCCTCACGCCGTACCGCAGCCGCACTCTCGACCTTCCCAATCGCGTCGTCATGGCGCCCATGACGCGATTGCGTTCGGAGCCCGACGGCTCGCCGACGGTCGACGTCGCCGACTACTACCGCCAGCGCGCCAGCGCGGGTCTGATCGTGTCCGAGGGGATGTGGCCGCACCCGTCAGGGCAGAGCGAGGCGTGGGTCCCCGGCCTGGCGACCGATCGGCACGAGCGCGCGTGGGCACGGGTCGTCGACGCCGTGCACGCCGAAGGCGGAAGGATCGTCGCGCAGCTCATGCACGGCGGGCGCAAGGGACATCCCGGCGCCCGGATCGACGGTTCGATCCCCGCCGGTCCGTCGGCCGTGCCCGACGGTGACGTCCTTCACCTGCTGGACGGTTCGAAGACGACGTGGCCGCGCCCCGCAGCGATGACCGCCACCGACATCGCGCGGGCGATCGAGCAGTACGTAGCGTCAGCACGCCGGGCTGTTGCGGCGGGATTCGACGGTGTCGAACTGCACGGCGCCAACAGCTACCTGATCCATCAGTTCCTCGCGGACAACACCAACCTGCGTACGGATCGCTACGGCGGCTCCACGGCGAACCGGCTGCGGTTCGCCCTCGAGGTGGTCGACGCCGTATCCGACGCCATCGGCGCCGGCCGCACGGCGATCCGGCTCTCGCCCGGAAACCCGCAGTTCTCGATGATCGAGCACGACCCCGCCACCCTCTACCGCGCACTCGTCGGGGAGCTGAGCGACCGCGATCTGATGTACCTGCACCTCACCGACAACGACGACTACCCTGCACTCGGCGACCTCCGGCCGCGATTCGCGGGCACCGTCATCGCCAACGTGGGCGAGAACCGCGCACCCACGTCGGCGACAGCGGCGGAGCTGGCCCTCTGCAACGGCGCCGACCTGGTCTCCTTCGGCCGGGCGTTCATCGCGAACCCCGATCTCGTGGAGCGTATTCGGCGATCGCTACCGCTCGCCGCCATCCGGGAGGACGTGCTGTACGGCCGCACCGCCGAGGGTTACTCGGACTACCCCTGCGCCGGGATCTCAGCCGGCGGGGATCGGTAG
- a CDS encoding glutathione S-transferase family protein yields MSEEQGSYVTANKPYERDTRYIETRITRDGRDGYPVEAGRYRLVASYACPWATRTIIVRRLLGLEDAISLGIAGPTHDKRSWTFDLDPGGLDPVLQIPRLQDAYFKRVPDYPKGITVPAIVDVPTGAVVTNDFPQITIDFSLEWTDFHRDGAPQLYPEDLRGEIDEVNKLVYRDVNNGVYRCGFAGSQESYDAAYDQLFSRLDWLSERLATQRYLVGDTITEADVRLFTTLARFDPVYHGHFKCNREKLSEMPVLWAYARDLFQTPGFGDSTHFDHIKRHYYEVHRDINPSGIVPKGPDLKNWFTEHGREKLGGSPFGSGTAPAPLPIPAG; encoded by the coding sequence ATGAGCGAGGAACAGGGCAGCTACGTCACCGCGAACAAGCCGTACGAGCGGGACACCCGCTACATCGAGACCCGCATCACCAGGGACGGCCGCGACGGCTATCCCGTGGAGGCGGGGCGCTACCGGCTGGTGGCTTCGTACGCCTGCCCGTGGGCCACCCGGACCATCATCGTGCGGCGGCTGCTCGGGCTCGAGGACGCGATCTCGCTGGGCATCGCCGGCCCCACCCACGACAAGCGGTCCTGGACGTTCGACCTCGACCCGGGCGGTCTCGACCCCGTGCTGCAGATCCCGCGCCTGCAGGACGCGTACTTCAAGCGCGTCCCCGACTATCCGAAGGGCATCACCGTGCCCGCGATCGTCGACGTGCCGACGGGCGCCGTGGTTACCAACGACTTCCCGCAGATCACGATCGACTTCTCGCTGGAGTGGACCGACTTCCACCGCGACGGCGCCCCGCAGCTCTACCCCGAGGACCTGCGCGGTGAGATCGACGAGGTCAACAAGCTGGTCTACCGCGACGTGAACAACGGCGTGTACCGCTGCGGTTTCGCGGGCTCGCAGGAGTCCTACGACGCCGCCTACGATCAGCTCTTCTCCCGGCTCGACTGGCTCAGTGAGCGGCTCGCGACGCAGCGGTACCTGGTGGGCGACACCATCACCGAGGCGGACGTGCGGCTGTTCACCACGCTGGCGCGATTCGATCCCGTCTACCACGGGCACTTCAAGTGCAACCGGGAGAAGCTCAGCGAGATGCCGGTGCTGTGGGCGTACGCGCGGGATCTGTTCCAGACGCCCGGTTTCGGCGACTCCACCCACTTCGACCACATCAAGCGGCACTACTACGAGGTGCATCGCGACATCAACCCGTCGGGCATCGTCCCCAAGGGGCCGGACCTGAAGAACTGGTTCACCGAGCACGGCCGCGAGAAGCTCGGCGGCAGCCCGTTCGGCTCCGGCACCGCTCCCGCGCCGCTACCGATCCCCGCCGGCTGA
- a CDS encoding LppP/LprE family lipoprotein: protein MRKPLTALALSAAAAATGIATATVGAGTAGAAPVTCPEIPQDRIDSAIASIAPPMPGVPWVVEAMGGSVDCTLNWVSLGIHGTVSSPRQVLLFDRQKFAGTPTKKAHGYTSVVGSNGPGQITVRFKWLNPGDANANPPGSADVRFQTMPQDTPQPLDPIPPQVAD, encoded by the coding sequence ATGCGCAAGCCTCTGACCGCACTCGCCCTGTCCGCTGCGGCGGCCGCCACGGGGATCGCGACCGCCACCGTCGGGGCCGGGACAGCGGGTGCCGCGCCCGTCACCTGCCCCGAGATCCCGCAGGACCGGATCGACAGCGCGATCGCCTCGATCGCGCCGCCGATGCCCGGAGTGCCGTGGGTCGTCGAAGCCATGGGCGGGTCGGTGGACTGCACCCTCAACTGGGTATCGCTCGGAATCCACGGCACCGTCAGCTCTCCCCGACAGGTCCTGCTCTTCGACCGTCAGAAGTTTGCCGGGACCCCGACGAAGAAGGCACACGGATACACCTCGGTGGTCGGGAGCAACGGCCCCGGCCAGATCACCGTACGGTTCAAGTGGCTGAACCCCGGTGACGCCAACGCCAATCCCCCGGGCTCGGCCGACGTGCGGTTCCAGACGATGCCGCAGGACACTCCGCAGCCGCTCGACCCGATCCCGCCGCAGGTAGCGGACTAA
- a CDS encoding VOC family protein → MTENIAAANGAHTTDGVPHSFSSLTPFLAIPNAKAAIDFYVSVFGARSRGVTEMGGVVVHAELDFGHGRLQLGEPNEQFGLIAPPGGDADCYSLGLYCSSVDDVVARAEAAGATIREPVANFVSGDRFASIRDPFGVRWSIMTRVEDLSDEESAARVEEWAATQG, encoded by the coding sequence ATGACAGAGAACATCGCCGCCGCGAACGGCGCACACACCACCGACGGCGTCCCGCACTCCTTCTCCTCGCTGACGCCCTTCCTCGCGATCCCGAACGCCAAGGCGGCCATCGACTTCTACGTCTCGGTCTTCGGGGCCCGCTCACGCGGCGTCACGGAGATGGGAGGCGTCGTCGTGCACGCCGAGCTGGACTTCGGTCACGGCCGCCTTCAGCTCGGGGAGCCGAACGAGCAGTTCGGCCTCATCGCGCCGCCCGGCGGCGACGCCGACTGCTACTCGCTCGGGCTGTACTGCAGCAGCGTCGATGACGTGGTCGCGCGCGCCGAGGCCGCGGGCGCGACGATCCGGGAGCCGGTGGCGAATTTCGTCTCCGGCGACCGGTTCGCCAGCATCCGCGACCCGTTCGGCGTGCGCTGGTCGATCATGACCCGCGTCGAGGATCTCAGTGACGAGGAGAGCGCCGCGCGGGTCGAGGAGTGGGCGGCGACCCAGGGTTAG
- a CDS encoding AraC family transcriptional regulator — MNPRGILYPAQLPTFERREPSPAADALVRWFWISQWEIAPGRTSRQDVLAFPALNLVVETDLVGLAGATTERSHRDLVSTGWAVGALLRPAATPAVTDDARAILNGYPTVDAPDLHADVTAAMTRGDLAGACLAVESWLTARVPTVTDDAALANRLVVTIEEDETILTVEDAAATIGVSPRTAQRLTRRFVGLTPLALIHRRRLQEAAHRLSTEPDTTVAEIAAELGYADQPHLVRDFRKVLGFTPGGYRRTAR, encoded by the coding sequence GTGAACCCCCGCGGCATCCTCTACCCGGCGCAGCTGCCGACCTTCGAGCGCCGGGAGCCGTCCCCCGCAGCGGACGCACTGGTGCGCTGGTTCTGGATCTCCCAGTGGGAGATCGCGCCCGGCCGCACCTCGCGCCAGGACGTACTGGCCTTCCCCGCGCTCAACCTCGTCGTCGAGACGGATCTGGTCGGTCTCGCGGGCGCCACGACGGAGCGCTCGCACCGCGACCTCGTCAGCACGGGATGGGCCGTGGGTGCGCTCCTGAGGCCCGCGGCGACCCCCGCGGTCACCGACGACGCCCGCGCGATCCTGAACGGCTACCCCACCGTCGACGCACCGGACCTGCACGCGGACGTCACCGCGGCGATGACGCGCGGGGACCTCGCGGGCGCCTGCCTCGCCGTCGAATCCTGGCTCACGGCACGGGTTCCGACGGTGACCGACGACGCCGCGCTCGCGAACCGCCTCGTCGTCACGATCGAGGAGGACGAGACGATCCTCACCGTGGAGGACGCGGCGGCGACGATCGGAGTCTCGCCGCGGACGGCACAGCGCCTGACCCGTCGTTTCGTGGGCCTGACGCCGCTCGCCCTGATCCATCGCCGCCGGTTGCAGGAGGCGGCGCACCGGCTGAGCACGGAACCGGACACCACGGTCGCCGAGATCGCCGCGGAGCTCGGCTACGCCGACCAGCCGCATCTCGTGCGCGACTTCCGCAAGGTGCTCGGCTTCACGCCGGGCGGGTACCGCCGGACCGCGCGCTGA
- the eutC gene encoding ethanolamine ammonia-lyase subunit EutC, whose translation MSAPQRTDSAFWDALRTTTQSRIGLGRTGDALPTRRVLEFAAAHAAARDAVHQPLDADEFLSRARDLGLGEPAVVTSRAADRGEYLRRPDLGRVPADLTGVSTVPDADVALVLADGLSPKALTDHGIALAAAIIAALPPDVTVAPPVIATQARVALGDHVARALGVRTLLVLIGERPGLSVADSLGIYLTHRADPEDFGIGVTDAHRNCISNIHPPEGLGYPDAARIAAGLVVGARRLGRSGVDLKDTSRAELEGADQRGLD comes from the coding sequence GTGAGCGCGCCCCAGCGGACCGACTCCGCCTTCTGGGACGCCCTGCGCACCACGACGCAGTCGCGGATCGGGCTGGGGCGCACCGGCGACGCGCTGCCCACACGGCGGGTCCTCGAATTCGCCGCCGCGCACGCGGCTGCACGCGACGCCGTGCATCAACCCCTCGACGCCGACGAATTCCTCTCCCGCGCCCGTGATCTCGGACTCGGCGAGCCCGCCGTCGTCACCAGCCGGGCGGCCGACCGCGGCGAGTACCTGCGCCGCCCCGACCTGGGCCGGGTGCCCGCGGACCTGACCGGGGTGTCGACGGTGCCGGACGCCGACGTCGCGCTCGTGCTGGCCGACGGTCTCTCGCCCAAGGCGCTCACCGACCACGGCATCGCGCTGGCCGCCGCGATCATCGCCGCGCTGCCGCCCGACGTCACGGTGGCACCGCCCGTGATCGCGACGCAGGCCCGCGTCGCGCTGGGCGACCACGTCGCCCGCGCGCTGGGCGTGCGGACCCTCCTCGTGCTCATCGGGGAGCGACCGGGGCTCTCGGTCGCCGACAGCCTCGGCATCTACCTGACCCACCGCGCCGATCCCGAGGACTTCGGCATCGGGGTCACCGACGCGCACCGCAACTGCATCTCCAACATCCACCCGCCCGAGGGCCTCGGTTACCCCGACGCCGCCAGGATCGCCGCAGGTCTCGTCGTCGGCGCACGGCGACTCGGCCGGTCCGGCGTCGATCTCAAGGACACCTCACGCGCGGAGCTGGAAGGCGCTGACCAGCGCGGACTAGACTGA